In Phaseolus vulgaris cultivar G19833 unplaced genomic scaffold, P. vulgaris v2.0 scaffold_27, whole genome shotgun sequence, the genomic stretch tcaagccagaatcacactgactttacaggattttacaacaATTTTACATAGAGTAATATGAACAAATACAAGAACCAAAATAGggttagaaaacacctggaatcacagtacaccagaaaccctattgatcagttctttgaatcacaacaaagctcaaaggcaatcttgctaaaacttggtaaaacaccttttcacaaacagttggtAATATCTCATATCAATCACAATCAGAGTATCAAGCCTTTCTGTTTCATGAATCTTTTTACGTTTGAAAGAAGACTCAATTTATAAACCTTGAGAAGCTACCCTTGAAGGCAGATTTGAAACAaccaaatcagttaaaacaggttttcaaaaaaactcttatgaaaacatacatttaatcggttaaaaccacgatttaaccagTTCAATGGCTTTGACAGTTATACaactgattaaaaaaaacagtttcaaaacaccTTTGCCAGCTAaatgacaaacaaccgattatcttgaaactttaatcggttgtttttccctttacatagaaaaagactttaatctttaaaacagattgaaatgagctttgtttgagaatctagactgatcttacaaagattctaaacctcATAACTAAACCTAGACCTAAAACATAACATAACTTCAGGCATCATGAGGATTTGATACAttaaagcttcccatcttcaacaatctccccttatttgatgGAGACTAATCCTTGTGATGCTTTtaggaatgttctttgtttagaatctATTGAATCCTGCAATCACTGAACAAACACAAAATAGAGTAGTCCAAAACAGATATGCACCATACATTAGATTTCAGTTAAGCAGAACTGCATAAGAACAATGAGTTATTTCACAGAGATAACCggttaaaaaattgtaaactaGAAACCAGCAATTTTAAAACTCCAAAAATTCAAAGCAGTTTAACATGATTAAGAACATTACAGCTCCCAACAAcccttctccccctatttgtctcatcaaatagacaaatCAAAAGAAGACACAACTAAGTTAAAGCATGCATATCAAGAATTCCCAATTCATTTCGTAGAGAATAAAACCTGTCCTTGGATAAAGGTTTGGTGAAGATATCAACAAGTTGTCTCTCTGTGGAAACGAACTTGATTTCATAGTCTCCATTGGTTATATGATCACGAATGAAGTGGTGTCTTATTTCAATGTGCTTTTTCCTTGAGTGTTGGATATGATTTTTTGTCAAAGTTAATGGCGCTTGTGTTGTCACATAGAAGAGGAACTTTGCTAATATTTAATCCAAAATCTTCAAGCTGTTGTTTGATCCATAGAATCTGCGCACAACAGCTACCAGCAGTTATATATTCAGCTTCAACAATGGATAAAGCTACACACGTTTGCTTCTTACTATGCCATGAAACGAGGCTTGATCTAAGTAAGTGGCATGTTCCAATTGTACTCTTCCTATCTaatttgcaacctgcaaaatccgAGTCAGAATAACCTACCAAATGTATAGGAGAAAGAGAGGGATACGATGAGCCCATGGATATTGTGCCTTTTAGATATTTCAGGATCCTCTTTGCAGCTTTGAGATGTGATTCCTTGGGGCAAGATTGGAATCTAGCACAAAGACACACAACGAACATAATGTCTGGTCTGCTTGCTATTAGATAAAGAAGAGAACCTATTAAACCCATGTACATGGTTTGATTAACCTCTGGTCCAGCTTCATCAGCTTCTAAGTAGCAGTTTGTTGACATAGAAGTTGTTGTTACTTTACATGATTCCATCTCGAACTTCTTAAGGATgtctttgcaatactttgattggcataCAAAGATCCTTCTTTGAATAGTTTAACTTGTAGGCCGAGGAAGAATGAAAGTTgtcccatcattgacatttcgaACTCCCCCTGCATTGCTTTGACAAAGTCCTCACAAAGTTTTACATTAGAAGAGCCAAACACAATATCATCTACGTATATTTGTACTAAGATAATATCAGTTCTAACTTTCTTAATGAACAAAGTCTTATCTACCTTACCTCTTTGATACTCatgagataaaagaaaaagacttagcctttcataccattgatGTGGAGCTTGTTTGAGGCCATACAATGCTTTCTTAAGCTTGTATACATACTCTAGATgcttgtgatcttcaaagccaAGTGACTGTGAGACATAGATCTCCTCATTCACGACTCCATTGAGAAATGCACTTTTCACATCCATCTTAAACaatttgaaaccactcatacaagcaaaagctaATAACAACCTTACTGCTTCTAACCTTGCCACAGGTGCGAAGGTTTCATCATAATCGATTCCTTTAGCTTGATTGTATCCTTTGGCAACGAGTCTCGTtttgtttcttgtaatgatgCTTGAGTCATTAGATTTGTTTCTGAACACCCACTTGGTACCTATCACATTCATTTGATTGGTTTttggaacaagagtccagacttTCGTTTCTTACAAACTGATTAagctcttcctgcattgttGTTGTCCATaattcatccttgagagcttcgcACACTGATTGAGGTTCAATCTTTGAAACGAATGCAATGTGATTGTAAAAATTTGCCATATTCCTTATGGTGGAAACTCCTTTGTGGATTTGACCTATGACGATGTCAAGAGACAGATCCTTTGGAATCTTCCAATCTTTTTGCAGATCCTGCTGCTGCagattttcaatcggttgattcaaGGGTTCAACCGGTTGAATTTTTGTGTTGCTGTCATGATTCTTTAAAAAGATGTTTTGATAATTCTCATCTATATTGATCTTAGCTGCAGCTTGTTCACAGTGGTTagtatcataaaaaataacatgaatAGACTCCTCAACAGTCATAAGCTTTTTATTAAAGACTCTATAAGCATGGCTATTAAGAGGGTAACCAAGAAAGATACCTTTATcggatttagcatcaaacttaccggAGCTTTCCTTGCCATTGTTAAGGATATAACACTTACAACCGAAGACTTTTAGGTGGCTCACATTTGGCTTTCTTCCATTCAACAACTCATAAGGAGTTTTCTTCATAAAAGGCCGAATCAGCACGCAATTCATCATGTA encodes the following:
- the LOC137817275 gene encoding secreted RxLR effector protein 161-like is translated as MSTNCYLEADEAGPEVNQTMYMGLIGSLLYLIASRPDIMFVVCLCARFQSCPKESHLKAAKRILKYLKGTISMGSSYPSLSPIHLVGYSDSDFAGCKLDRKSTIGTCHLLRSSLVSWHSKKQTCVALSIVEAEYITAGSCCAQILWIKQQLEDFGLNISKVPLLCDNTSAINFDKKSYPTLKEKAH